The following proteins are co-located in the Malus sylvestris chromosome 13, drMalSylv7.2, whole genome shotgun sequence genome:
- the LOC126594810 gene encoding RING-H2 finger protein ATL13-like, translated as MVWMWKLLEIKENGVSAFPTFPPNIVPQLPPPPPNLQSDNLSFGNKVSPSILLIIVILAIIFFVSGLLHLLVRFLMRPPARDSEDLESVTVLQGQLQQLFHLHDAGVDQSFIDTLPVFHYKAIIGLKNPFDCAVCLCEFEGEDKLRLLPKCSHAFHVDCIDTWLLSHSTCPLCRATLLPDFSSNNSCSPSVFVLESGSDSSREMISDRDGHNSHLGFHGDMELGQPRADVSNKSCEIVAKDEANPAVTVDLGEKVVPVKLGKFRNVDGGGEGSSESNADARRCFSMGSFAYVLDDKSELQVPIGASMKKQSTKKPTLPLAPGHRQAMSECDCESTREFKFSGIEAIGSLETQVTSTSASITNGSGSNGIEWSKRESFSISKIWLRGKKEKPNGASYSSRRAFSFRFPVHRSAMVAGEEVKGKNVGTESRRIISEIDIRRWENGGSEMGCDEENVSCNSLDSQANPPSFTRRTLLWLMGRQQNKVVHSSLDPSV; from the coding sequence atggtgTGGATGTGGAAGCTCcttgaaatcaaagaaaatgggGTTTCTGCATTTCCCACATTCCCACCAAACATTGTTCCTCAGCTTCCTCCCCCACCTCCAAATCTCCAGTCAGATAATTTGAGTTTTGGGAACAAGGTCAGTCCAAGCATACTGCTAATAATCGTAATTTTAGCCataattttctttgtttctgggCTGCTCCACCTCCTTGTTAGATTCCTCATGAGGCCTCCTGCCAGAGATTCAGAGGACTTGGAGAGTGTGACAGTTCTTCAAGGCCAACTGCAGCAACTGTTCCACCTCCATGATGCAGGGGTTGACCAGTCCTTCATCGACACCCTCCCTGTCTTCCACTACAAAGCCATCATTGGATTGAAAAACCCTTTTGATTGTGCTGTCTGTTTGTGTGAGTTTGAGGGTGAGGATAAGCTCAGATTGCTGCCCAAATGCAGCCATGCCTTCCACGTGGACTGCATTGACACTTGGCTCTTGTCTCACTCCACTTGCCCTCTCTGTAGAGCTACTTTGCTCCCTGACTTCTCTTCCAACAATAGCTGCTCACCCAGTGTTTTTGTTCTTGAGTCTGGGAGTGACAGCTCCAGAGAGATGATCTCTGATAGAGATGGACACAATTCCCATCTGGGTTTTCATGGAGACATGGAATTGGGGCAGCCCCGCGCCGATGTGTCGAACAAATCTTGCGAAATTGTGGCGAAAGATGAGGCTAACCCGGCGGTAACCGTGGATTTGGGGGAGAAGGTAGTGCCCGTGAAGCTAGGGAAGTTCAGAAATGTGGATGGGGGTGGTGAGGGGAGTAGTGAAAGCAATGCGGATGCAAGGAGGTGCTTTTCTATGGGATCATTTGCGTATGTGTTGGATGACAAATCTGAACTGCAAGTACCGATTGGAGCATCGATGAAAAAGCAGTCGACCAAGAAGCCTACTCTGCCGTTGGCTCCAGGTCACAGGCAAGCAATGTCGGAATGCGATTGTGAGTCAACGAGAGAATTCAAGTTCAGTGGCATTGAAGCAATCGGAAGCCTTGAAACTCAAGTGACTAGCACTAGTGCTAGTATTACTAATGGCAGTGGCAGTAATGGCATTGAGTGGAGCAAGAGGGAGAGCTTCTCGATATCCAAGATTTGGCTTAGGGGGAAGAAGGAGAAGCCAAATGGGGCGTCGTATTCGTCAAGAAGGGCCTTTTCTTTCCGGTTTCCGGTGCATCGGAGTGCTATGGTTGCAGGGGAGGAAGTGAAGGGCAAGAATGTTGGGACTGAGAGTCGGAGGATAATCTCAGAGATTGACATAAGGAGGTGGGAAAATGGAGGGAGTGAAATGGGTTGTGATGAGGAGAATGTTAGCTGTAACAGTTTGGATTCACAAGCAAATCCACCATCTTTTACTAGGAGAACGCTCCTTTGGCTTATGGGAAGACAACAGAACAAAGTTGTTCATTCATCACTTGATCCTAGTGTTTAA